DNA sequence from the Cohnella herbarum genome:
GCGAACCGGGTGCGGGTACGAAAGTGTCCATCGTCATTCCGAGGAAAAGGAAGGAGGAGTTCGATGATTAGGGCAGTCGTCGTCGATGACGAGAAGTTAGTTCGCAAAGGGTTTATTTCCTTGATCGATTGGGAGCGTTTCGGAATCGTAATGGTAGGGGAAGCCGCAGACGGCCGATCGGCCCTGGAATTGTTGGAACGGGTCGAGGCGGACCTGGTTTTCACGGACATTACGATGCCGGTCATGTCGGGCTTCGAGCTGATTAAACAATTAAGGCAACGATTCCCCAGGGTGAAGTCGGTCGTATTGACGTGCCATCACGAATTCGATTTCGTGCAGGAGGCTCTGCGCCTCGGGTCGATAGATTATATCGTCAAAACATTGCTAGAGATGGACAACGCGGATGAAGTGATCCATCGGATCGTGGAGCGGTTCGAATGGGAGGAGGGAAGCCGGGCTACGTTCCTGACCGCGGGAAAGACGAAACATTTTGCCGCTTCGTCGGTTCTGTTATTCATTCCTTTAGTTCCGGAGAAGGAAGCGGGAGAACTATTCCAGCTAGGCGTCGTGCGCCGAAATCCTCTGGAACAGCTTGATCGGATGTGGATGGTTCAGCTGGTGCATCCCCCTTCTCAAGAGGAGCTGCAACGGGATTTAGGCAGCGATATCGTCTCTTCGTGGCAAGTCGCGATCGTATCGGGATTAGAAAACCAATCCAGCGAAGATATGAAGCTTAAATTCGTAAGCAAACTTCCCCACTTGCTGTTCTACAAAGCCGATCAAGAGGAACCCGTAAAAGTTCGCTGCGAGGAGCTTAACGCCGAAGGCATTGGAGAAAAGAAAGCGGAAGACGATCGAATCGATTAC
Encoded proteins:
- a CDS encoding response regulator transcription factor, producing the protein MIRAVVVDDEKLVRKGFISLIDWERFGIVMVGEAADGRSALELLERVEADLVFTDITMPVMSGFELIKQLRQRFPRVKSVVLTCHHEFDFVQEALRLGSIDYIVKTLLEMDNADEVIHRIVERFEWEEGSRATFLTAGKTKHFAASSVLLFIPLVPEKEAGELFQLGVVRRNPLEQLDRMWMVQLVHPPSQEELQRDLGSDIVSSWQVAIVSGLENQSSEDMKLKFVSKLPHLLFYKADQEEPVKVRCEELNAEGIGEKKAEDDRIDYGLDLKWTLQLSEWDVFMQTAREKMPSSDAVLLFAESLCRDWSGLLLQPADASKLLAEKSKIRSWTGWKGWLKRFSDLVQLRMIELSLSKEVMLCLIRAIRFMRANAGEKINQADVAGHVSMSRSYFSQCFAKMAGESFGVVLRNMRLDRAKDLLVQTAFPIYEIASMAGFEDDKYFSKLFREQVGKLPTEFRAKGGESV